A DNA window from Zingiber officinale cultivar Zhangliang chromosome 3A, Zo_v1.1, whole genome shotgun sequence contains the following coding sequences:
- the LOC122051331 gene encoding protein SEMI-ROLLED LEAF 2-like, which produces MGVMSRRVLPACSRLCCFCPSLRARSRQPVKRYKKLLTDVFPRSQDGEPNDRMIGKLCDYASKNPIRIPKITNYLEQRFYKELRNEHFSLAKVVPCVYRKLLASCKEQMPLYATSLLSIVQILLDQTQQDDMCILGCLTLVDFLNNQVDSTYMFNVEGFIPKLCELSREVGEDDRGLRLRSAGLQALSSMVLFMGEYSHISMNFDDIVEVILDNYEVPQIGSDNSKHDFQSIHDQNKWAEEVVRVEDNVSSFQDSWKKVLTVHQIINVELDATVDLTKCPAHWSKVCLHNMSKLAKEATTVRRVLDPLFRKLDSGRYWSPEKGVACSVLSELQVLMENSGQNNDMLISTLIKHLDHKNTGKQLIMQVNIVNVAAHLTLQAKLQASLSVITSISDLIRHLRKCLQFSIEASNMDDEDSERWNSVLHFAVENCIRKLVNKVGDVGPIIDMMAVLLENIPTTTTVARATVSSVYRACQLVASIPDLSYQKKAFPDALFHQLLLAMSHPEHDIRVGSHRIFSSVLTPTIVCPWSTPVIPLSFNGYDPKGTHLVALSGYASSRIILEKLRFKNSDVNESLVNVKEKNEATGKRMEVELQNSYASSEQYRVDPCQNKSQSMAFLHHDNSTEGNATGRLAEEELILMRLSSHQLGLLLSSIWVQAMSPENTPANFEALAHTCNLVLLFSRTKNSSHVVLVRCFQLAFSLRKIALEIKNPLQPSRRRCLYTLATSMLIFSARVGDIPDVITSVKMDTMVDPHLCLIEEGRLQEIESCSYIYGSEEDDIAAMELLEKVENDTQLKEAVISQLTKKFESLPKGKLICVREQMLQEFSPDDTLPTGAPLFMETSYPSSPLFQNGHQSFEEVMTPTFLEDADPFSEAFRRQSDGKMPESMKNFDVLNVNQLIESVNETAQQVASSPTPTIPVPYDQMKSQCEALMNGKKEKMLVLRSFKQPQVDCRVMPEEEIPDAVDANLVLHYPAAALRSIEEEQALHSNPLPNECEESFRLPAATPYDKFLKAAGC; this is translated from the exons ATCACGAACTACTTGGAGCAGAGATTTTATAAAGAATTGAGAAATGAACATTTTTCTTTGGCAAAAGTGGTCCCTTGTGTTTATAGGAAATTATTAGCATCATGTAAGGAGCAAAT GCCGTTGTATGCTACTAGCTTGTTGAGCATTGTGCAAATATTACTTGACCAAACACAACAAGACGATATGTGTATTCTTGGTTGTCTTACACTTGTTGACTTCCTTAACAATCAG GTGGATAGCACATACATGTTCAATGTAGAAGGCTTCATACCAAAGCTTTGCGAACTTAGTCGAGAAGTAGGGGAAGATGATAGGGGACTTCGTTTGCGTTCCGCAGGCCTGCAAGCTCTTTCTTCCATG GTGCTTTTCATGGGTGAATACTCTCATATCTCGATGAATTTTGATGAT ATTGTCGAAGTGATCTTGGATAACTACGAGGTTCCTCAAATTGGCTCTGATAATAGTAAGCATGATTTCCAGTCGATTCATGATCAGAATAAATGGGCTGAGGAGGTTGTTAGGGTAGAAGATAATGTTTCATCCTTCCAGGACTCCTGGAAAAAAGTTCTAACAGTACATCAGATCATAAATGTGGAACTTGATGCCACAGT GGACTTGACAAAATGCCCTGCACACTGGTCAAAAGTTTGCTTGCATAATATGTCTAAACTTGCCAAAGAAGCAACCACTGTAAGACGAGTTTTAGATCCTTTATTTCGTAAACTTGACAGTGGGAGGTACTGGTCTCCTGAGAAAGGAGTTGCTTGTTCTGTGCTATCTGAATTGCAAGTTCTGATGGAGAATTCAG GACAGAATAATGATATGTTGATATCTACATTAATAAAGCACCTAGATCATAAGAATACAGGCAAGCAGCTTATCATGCAGGTCAATATCGTCAATGTTGCTGCTCATCTTACATTGCAAGCGAAACTCCAAGCCTCACTATCTGTAATCACTTCAATAAGTGACTTGATAAGGCATTTGCGCAAATGCTTACAATTTTCAATTGAAGCATCAAATATGGATGATGAAGATTCTGAGAGATGGAACTCTGTGCTCCATTTCGCTGTGGAAAATTGTATCAGAAAATTAGTCAATAAG GTTGGAGATGTTGGACCTATTATTGACATGATGGCTGTTCTACTGGAAAATATTCCTACTACCACTACTGTAGCCAGAGCAACAGTTTCTTCTGTCTACCGCGCTTGTCAGCTAGTTGCCTCCATCCCTGACTTGTCGTATCAAAAAAAG GCTTTTCCAGATGCACTATTTCACCAGCTGCTTCTAGCAATGTCACATCCTGAGCATGATATAAGAGTTGGCTCTCATCGGATCTTTTCTTCTGTTCTTACGCCCACAATTGTTTGTCCTTGGTCAACTCCAGTTATTCCACTTTCTTTCAATGGATATGATCCAAAAGGAACACATTTGGTAGCACTGTCAGGTTATGCGTCCTCTAGAATCATTTTGGAGAAGCTCAGATTCAAGAACTCCGATGTCAATGAATCCCTAGTAAATGTAAAGGAAAAAAATGAGGCCACCGGAAAGAGGATGGAGGTAGAATTGCAAAACTCTTATGCAAGCTCTGAGCAGTACAGAGTTGACCCTTGCCAGAACAAAAGTCAGAGCATGGCATTTCTTCATCATGATAATTCAACTGAGGGGAATGCAACTGGCAGACTTGCCGAGGAA GAGTTGATTCTTATGCGACTGAGTAGTCACCAACTGGGTCTTTTGCTGTCATCAATTTGGGTCCAAGCCATGTCACCAGAAAATACCCCTGCAAATTTTGAGGCATTGGCCCACACATGCAATCTGGTTTTATTATTTTCTCGAACAAAG AATTCTAGTCATGTGGTCCTGGTTCGTTGTTTTCAGTTAGCATTCTCATTGAGGAAGATTGCTCTAGAGATCAAAA ACCCTTTGCAGCCTTCACGTAGGAGATGTTTGTATACACTGGCAACATCGATGCTTATATTTTCAGCCAGGGTAGGTGATATTCCAGATGTGATTACATCGGTGAAGATGGACACAATG GTTGATCCTCATCTTTGTCTAATTGAAGAGGGTAGGTTGCAAGAAATAGAATCTTGCTCTTACATTTATGGTTCTGAGGAAGATGACATTGCTGCAATGGAGTTACTTGAGAAAGTTGAAAATGATACGCAACTAAAAGAAGCTGTCATTTCACAGCTGACGAAGAAATTTGAGAGTCTACCAAAG GGAAAGCTCATTTGTGTAAGAGAGCAGATGTTACAAGAATTTTCCCCTGATGATACCCTTCCAACTGGTGCACCTTTGTTCATGGAGACATCTTACCCGTCTTCACCTCTTTTTCAAAATGGACATCAATCTTTTGAAGAG GTCATGACTCCTACATTTTTGGAGGATGCGGACCCATTTTCAGAAGCATTCAGGAGGCAGTCTGATGGGAAGATGCCCGAGTCTATGAAAAATTTTGATGTCTTGAATGTTAACCAATTGATTGAATCG GTTAACGAGACAGCGCAACAAGTTGCCAGTTCGCCAACTCCAACAATTCCAGTACCATATGACCAGATGAAAAGCCAATGTGAAGCCCTAATGAacgggaagaaagaaaagatgtTGGTTCTTCGAAGCTTCAAGCAACCGCAAGTCGACTGCAGAGTCATGCCAGAAGAGGAAATCCCCGATGCAGTGGATGCAAACTTG GTCCTGCATTATCCTGCAGCAGCGCTAAGATCAATCGAAGAGGAGCAAGCTCTACACAGTAACCCATTGCCAAATGAATGTGAGGAGTCCTTCAGACTACCGGCCGCGACCCCGTACGACAAATTCTTGAAAGCTGCTGGCTGTTGA